CGAGGAGCAGCTCCGCGTGATCCGGCGcctcggcggcggcggcggcggcgggaacgacaggcggcggcggcagcagctgcCCTTTGAAACGCCACACAGCCGAGGCGATGCGCTGGGGGCTGCCTCGCAGCAGCGAGCAGCGCAGGAGCACGGGCCGGCCCAGCGCCTGGCGCACGTCCTGGGAACTGGGCTCCACCTCCGGCGGGACTGGGGGCGGGAGCGGCGGTCAGCAGGGCCTCTCCCCAGCGAGTGGGGCCTGAGGAGCGGCCCGTGAGGAGGCAACGCGCTCGCCTCTACTGCCGTGAGCCCCCCCAGGAAAAATCCCAGGGCGGATGCACACTCGCAACACATCCCTCCGATGGCCACGCTGTTAACCTCCCAACCTGCAGATACCCACTCCCTCCTGGCCATTCCCTCCAGCCATGCTTCCCAGACCCGGCCTCCAGGCACGCCCTAAGTGGGCCCCTcgccccacacccaccccaagcAATGAAATGCAGGATAACGCAGGGGTTTTGCGCATAATCGCTAAAACTAGATgcgctgggttcaaatcccagccctgcctctgtgagacttcaggcaagttactcaacctctccgTGTCTCGGTTTCCCTGTTTGTAAAAATGGGGGAATAATAGAATCTATTATAGGGCTGTGGGGGGTTAAATGAGTTAGTGCATTAAAACTCTTagaacagtgtttggcacatgGTGGTAATTTTCATCATCTTGTTATCAGTGTTTCCCTTGAGggtccttcctcctccttcaaaATCCCATTTCCACCTgtcaaaagtaattttttttattcaccGGGTCCCTGAAAATGAAGATGGGAGATACTTGATGAAGTGGAGCAAAGAACACAGACCTCCGTGTCCTACAGCACGGGGTGTCAAGGAGCGTTAGGGGTATCAGGAGTAGGTGGTGGGGTTTGGTTGGACTGGGGTGAGTGAGGGGCTGAAGAGGGACAGGCCGGCTGGGAGCCGGAAGGAAAGCTGGGAAGGTAGTCCAGGTGGCGTGGTGGACTCACACTGCACGTTCAGCTGCACCTGGGCCTCACGGGGACGCACGTTGAAGCCATTATAGCGGGCGGTCTGGCAGCGGTAGGTCCCGCTCATGTCTCGGCTCACTCGCTCCAGCCGCAGCTTCCCGTCCGGAGTCTCCTCCAGGGGCAGCCCCGAGGGCAGCAGTGCAGCCTCCTTGTCCACGCGGGACCAGAGCACGGGCGGCCGCGGCTTGCCCCGCACCTCGCATTGCAGCTCGGCAGGCGATCCCTCGCGCACGGTCACCACGGCCCTACCCTTGGGCACACTGATGGTGGGCGGCACTGCGGGGGTGATGGTGGTCAGCGGAGAGGTAGGAGCGGAGTTAGAGCTCCCCACTGGGCTCTGCCTTCCGGCTCCTGCTTACCTCCCACTAGGTGCAAGCCTCTCTCTCCCATCCCAGATTTCCCACTGGTCCCCCAGTATTTCCAAAGCGGAACTCACTTTTCCAAATCCTCTCCATTTCCTGGGTCTCCACCTCAGGGTCTCCCAACTCAAAATGAGACCTTAAAAGTCAGCCTGGcctatattccttcttccccagcACTAGTAAGTACTAGGGATTCCACCTcttaaacatttctaaatatatcCATTCTCGGTCCTTCTGTCCTACTGCGGGCCCTGGCCTATCTAAAGACTTCATCTTCTCTTGCCCTAGTGTGTTATCACAGGCTGCTAGTCTGTCCTACAACATCCTTGCCCTTTCTTCCTAAGTAATAGGATATGGTTTTCAGCAGGGCTTATAGCCACCCAGAAAAAAGACTACATCTCCCAGCCTGCATTATTGTTAGCTACAGCCACGTGACTAAATTCTCGCCAATGGGATACTAAGGAAAATGAGGGTGTTTAAAAGAAGCTGTAcccctcttctccttcctgcagAAAAGAATGCAGAATAATGGCTGCAGCTGGAACTGCCATCATGGGCAACGTGGCACATGCTAAGGATGATGGAAGAGCAAGCCAGGTGGAGCCTGGGGCCCTGAGGACTTGGTGGAGCAGAGCCCCTATACTAGCCCCGACTGCTCGCCAGCAGAGTTTTACATGAAGAAGAAATACACATCTGGCTAGTTTAAGCCACTGTTAATTAGGATTATTTCTGTTAATAACactgttaatttattttattcacgGCAGAACTTAATTCAACCCAACACATTGCCCAGAGGGTCTTCTGAAGACTTCCATCAGTCCCATTGCACATCACATCAAGCAAATTAAAATGTACCCATGTTctacattaaatataatttaaatataaagtttttatttgtaaatagctCTACAAGGCAAGCTGAGGTCCAGTGATCTAGTTAGTATAATATATACTCTATAaacatttatgcatttattgGCTTTAATTGTGCagttgtttctttgtattttggaaccaattaatttatttttccaggCCCTTAAGACACTTCCATACCCTAGGCATCAGGCCTATGAGCTAAATGGGGGAATCAGCCCTGGGCCCCTGCCCTGGCTCTAAGACATTCCAACTCCCAAGCCCTCTACACACCGTACAGGCTAAAGAGTAGTCTCTCCCTTTGAGGCTGTACTGCCTTCAGGGAACTCTTTCCAGGCTCTCATGTATCACAGTTTGCAGTAATATATTTATCTGTGAGACTATCTGAAACGTGTCTGCCTTTCCTCCTAAGCTCTATGAGGGCAGAGCCTGTTTTGCCCGCCACTCTACCCCaggacctagcacagtgcctggcatattaaCAGGGACTCAATAAAAGCATGTGGCATGAACAAATGGTGGCCTCCTCACTCTGGCTTCCCTTTCCCAAGCCGTTGCCTCCCCACTACCTCCTGTCTGTGGGCCTCTCCACCCCCCTCACATTTCCCCAGTGCCCCTCCAGCTGCCCACCTGTCTCAGAGGAGATGTTGACCTCGACGCTGAGGTCGGGCACGGGTGCCCCTGGGAAAGAAGCCATGCACAGGTAGGTGCCATAGTCACTGAAGTGCAGGTCAATGAGCTCTAGGCTGCTAGTGACTGCGGGCAGCTCAGGATCATTGCGGGTCACCAGCAGCCGCTTGGACATGCGTGCCGGCTTGCCATTCTTGAACCACTGGTAGGTCACCTTCTCCTGGGGCACTGCATCCACGTGGCACGATAGCTTCAGGTCCTGGCCCAGCTGGATGTTCTCACTCTCTTTGATCACATCAGGAGTGATCTGGAATGTAGCGTTCTTCATGGCTGTGAGTGGATGGGGAGGGAAGGGTAGCTGGGGTTGGCCTGACTCCAGGGGTCCATGTCCCACCCCAACCAGACCTAGCTTCTCCCCTCTAACTGGCCCTTCTGGGGATAGGGGGCTACAACTCCCCCAGGTGAAACTATCACTTTTCTCTGCTTGGAAATTGTTTCATTTGTTCAGATGTGCTTTACAAATTCAAAAAAGGTCACTGCAGAAAAGCAGGTTTGGTAATAACAGAACATACACTATGTGagaggcactgttctaagcacttaacATGGATTTACTAGTTTAACCCATCCAGAATCTCTGAAGGAGATGCTTTATTACGCCCATTTTACAAAgaagggaactgaggctcagacactttaagtaacttgcccaaaaaaGTAGCCAATCTTGAATTCAAACTCAGAGTCTGAACCCTTGACCATCACAATGCTTtgtttttatcattgttttaaaccttaaaatatgcaaaatacacATTTGGAAGCATGCACTAGAATATAATAGTGGTTCTATCTAGAGAGTGGAACTGAGCAGAATTGACCATTTAATTCTTACATTTCACTCTTTTGTGCTGTTTGACTCTTTGTAATAAGTGTGTGTAATTTTTGTAATAAGAGACCAATACAATCACTTTACACACAATTACATAAAAACACagcatttagaaagaaaaaggtcTGGCCTCTTAAAAAAATGTGGGTCATGTTTGAAATAAGCCAAGAGTTAAATCGAGTTTTTAATCAGGTACCCAACCTTCTGGACAGGACACTGGCACAACAGGCACAAGTCAGGTCCATGCTGGGAAAGGCGGGCTCTACAGCCACGCTAAGAGGTGACCGTAAGTATTTGGTGTAAATTGAGATCTTACCAACCCAGGCTTAAAAGGCCAAATGGAATCAGGTGGAGAAAAATAATCTTCTGATGGGAAAAGTACCATCGAAGGAAAAAGTAGTCATTAGTCACAATTTTTAGCCTTCTTTCTTGCTCTGATTAAGTAAAAAGTCACAGAGAGCTAGTTTctttctgtgaggaaagtcagaAAGAAACTGACTGGTCAGTGAGAGAAGAGAGTTCATGTAATCAGTGACTCTCAGTGGAGTTCGGCAGAAGCTGtactttatgttcaagtgctaaaGAGCTGGAAACAAGCCTGGATCTTTAAAAACAACAGCCAAAGCCAAGCAGGGAGtgtatattcagggcaacttgaatcaATGCTCTCAGGtagccaaaatatattttaaaaaaaaaagaaaaagaaaacaaacaaaaatccctaaAGCCACACAAgcagaaaaatttaaagttttctcCTTAAGTAAGAGTGTCAAAATCAAGATCATAGTGAGCAGTTCATTACTGAGGCTGAggtttaataagaaaaatgtttatactTCTTTAGACTGTGCTCAAAGTTTTCTATCATTTTTACATTTGGTAATTATCTTCAGATTCACTTAAATACTTCCctaataaatatttccaaataggGCATATGGAAATGTGTGTTATTTTCACTTAAATTCAGTTAATCACATAGAAACCATGGTACAGGGAGAAAGCCAGGAAATTACTCTTGAAGCCTAGAATGTCCCCATTTAGCTTttgcagcctcagtttccccatcttaaaaaaaaaaagtaggtaatCAATCCTAGCCCTTCCTACTTCTTGGACTGTTGAGGTTACATTTGGCAATGTAGATTGTCAACTGTCAATAAagctttatataaattttattcctTCTGCCATCTGCTGGCAGTTAGCTGAATTGCAGGGAAATCGAAGGGCGTGGAACATCCTCTGTATGCCTCACCTGCCAAGGAGAAGCAAACAGGCCCCTTTCCTAGTTCACTGGTAGCTCCCAAAGACCAGGGACCCTGTCTACCTCACAacttccctcccaccccttctGAGGCCACATACATCGCACCAGCAGGTTGACAGTCTTCTTGGCAGGGTTGCCCACATTGTTGGTGGCTGTGCAGTTGTAGTAGCCAGAGTCCCGGGCCTGCACTGAAGGGATGCTGAGGGTGCCACCCTTGGCCAGAGCACCCAGGGGCAGTGGGCCAGGCCCATGGGACCACTGCAGCTGCGGGAGGGGATCACCGCCTGTCAGCAGACACTGCACCGTCACATTCTCCCCAGGGTTCACCACCAGAGTTTCGTTCACAGACAGCTTCAGGGCTGGTGGTGCTAAGAGGACAAGGAGTGGGGTCTTAGGGGACTGTGAGGCAGGGCTGGATGTTGGGGAAAGTAAGGGGCTAGGAAAACCATAGAGGCTGGAGAAGCCCTCGGGGGAGGTGAGAGGGGAGAAGACagagcaggaagaggaggggagggaccAGACATTAGTGGCAATGTGCCTGGAGTCCCTGTGGGGTGGGGCACTATCTCCTGGTTGGGAGTTAGCTCAGGTAGGGAAGGAGTATGGGGAGGAAAACGCCTGTACCCGTGGTGTTGGTGAGCCGGAAGGTGATGGCCTTGTCTGGGATGCCGCACACGTTACGCACAGACACCTGGCAGGTGTAGCTGGCATAGTCCTGGGGCCGCAGGTTCTTCAGCTTCAAGACCTTGGTCTCCCCCTGGGCAGCAGGGGACCACTGGGGTGAGGAGCCTGCTTGAGTCTCCAGGGATCCCGCATACTCATTTGCCCAGCACCACAGCCTACCACAAATGCCTGTCTAATTCctctcttcccacccccacccccaccctcaccatTTAGCCCCCGGGCTCCTGAGCCTGGGGTGGATGCTACACTCTCCATAGCCTTGGCAGTGTCTCATCATGGGCTTCTCTGGGTCTGAGGTTGCCCTGGTACACACTGGCAAGGACCAGGCCTTGGTTTCTCCAATCTGGGAAATGGAGGGGTAAGAAGGGAACTTACTTTTACAACCCACACAAACATGGGGCTGGCCCACAGCCACCGCTGAAAGCCCTCCTTGGCAGAATGGCATCACCACCATCTCCTGGGACTATCAGGTCCCATGGGAAGAGGAGTCATCTCCTCGCCCCCAGATcctgctgtgcctggccacagGTTCCCAATACTCTGCCACCCAGCAGCAGACTGGGATGACCTGTCTGCCCTAGGGGTGCCTTTTCCTAACTAGCAATGTTTCTGGAGGACATGTTGCCTCGGGGACACTCCTGTCCTCACTGCTGCTCCCTGGGCTTTCTGTCATTTTTCTGCCCCAGGCTGTCTGAACTCCAATCAGAATGTGTGTTTCCAAAGTAAGAACAGAATTGTTGAAGTCAGGGCAGTCCCAAAAACTCAGCCCCATGCCCCCCTCCCTGTTGGATGCAGGAGAAAAAGTGTGGGGTGAGCAGCTGCCCGTCCTGACCTGAGTGTAGAGAGGTTCATAGATGTCGaccccattgtcttggctgtgGGACAGGGTATCGGAACCCCGCTTCCAGATGAAGCGGGCAGGCGGGTTGGAGTTGACAGTACAGCGCAGGAACACCGTCTTCTCCTGGTAGAAGTTGCCTCGCACATCGCTTACTGTCTGGTGCACCGTCAGCATTGGCTCATCCAGGTCTGCAAGGGCACAGCCCCCATGGAGTCAGGAGTGGGTGACCCCAAGGGTGGGGGGCTCAGGCTCCCGGCAGCCCTTAGGAAAAGCTGAGCCACCCTCAACAGACATTTCCAGATTGCCAGATGCCCTCCCAGACCTGCAAGCTTAACCAACCTGTTAGAGGCAGGggacaggacttttttttttatttgagacagagtctcgctctgttgccaggctggagtccagtggcacaatcttggctcactgcaacctccaattctctggttcaagcgattatcctgtctcagcctctcaagtagctgggattacaggcatacgccatcatgcccaactaatttttgtatttttcgtagagatgggatttcaccatgttggccaagatggtcttgatctcctgaccttgtgatctgcccacctcggcctcccaaagtgctgggattataggcatcagccactgtgcccagcctctttctttttctttttttgttttgagacagagtctcactctgtcacccaggctgaagggcaatggtgcaatcattgctcactgcagcctcaacctcctgggctcaatcgatcctcccaactcaatctcctgaataactgggactataggcatgtaccaccacacctagctaatttttgtatttttttacagacagggtttcaccatattgcccagactgatcttgaactcctgggctcaagcgatcctcccgccttggcgtcctgaaatgctgggatgacaggtgtgagccactgcacctggccaagatggcaggaCTTGATGCCTTCCCAGACGTCCTCAGAGCTGTGCCTCCCAGGGACCCGCATGAGAGTGTCTAGCTTTGCAATCTCCCATCATGGGATGGAGGAAGCAGCTGCTTCTTCAAATCCTAGTTTAGCTGTCAATTTGTAGTGTGACCCGCCTAAGTCCCTtctctctctgggcctgtttcctcatttgtaaactaAGGTAGCTTAGTAGTTCTTGGCCCTGTTTGCACAAGAGTATTACgtggagattttctttttaatactgaTGCCTGGCAGAGTTCATTGATAGTGTCAAAAGTCAGAACAATGATTGTCTCCGGGGGGAATTATTGACTGGGAGGGGCATGAAGGAACTTTCTAGAGTCCTGGAAATGTTCTATCTCTTGAACTGGAAgttgtttacacacacacacatatgtaaaaaATCATTAACCTTTGCACTTAAGATTAGTACACTCTATTGATTAATcctcaattgaaaaaaataattaaaaagcttAAGAAAGAATCGATATTTGGCCCCACCCCTGATCAATTACATCAGAATCTCTGGAAGTAGGGCCCAGGCATCCGTTTTTTTAAAGGGTCCCCTAGAGATCTTAATGTATGGCTGTGAGTCACAGGCACTGACAGTACACATTCCAACATTCTCCAATGAATGTTCCAGCAGCCCATCATTCTGCCCCTTCCACAGCCCACTGGGATAGAAGTCACCACCATGGCCATGAGAGGAGGTGGGCATTGGTGGGGTCCAGGCTATGCCTGCCAGCCTCTTCCGGGGCCAATAACCTAAGAAATGGCCCTCAGCTCCAGGTTTTGGCAGGACCCTGGCTGGCTGATGAGGGACAGAAGAGAGGTCTGGGGTGTCACTGTTCATCACTCTACTGAGTCCCACTTAGGGAGTGGGAGGATGTATAGCTAATAGGTAGGTTCGTTCTAAGCCTTAAAATGGTgccagacaggctcctgggcctGGGCCAACAGTTTCTGGGTACCTGACTCAGCCTGATGGATGACTCAGGAAAAGAGGCTTCTCGGGCTAAAGGAATACCCGTGGAGAGCAGGTAGGGACTGGCGGCTTCTCATGCAGCTAGCAGCAAGGACTCGGGGAGTGGGGCTTGGTCCTATATGTAATGTAGTAAGGAGGGAAATCTTAGAGCTGCGGCAGGACAAAAGCAGAGACATGAGGTACTGTGGGGAGGGCAGTGGACAATGGGGAAGagatctgtttcctcatctcagATCTGAGGCAACCCCGCTCCATGCCTGTGGGCAAATCACAtgggacctcagttttctcatctgtagaagggATGTCAGTCAACCCATCCTGTCCGCCCTGCTCAACTCACAGGTATGTTGCAAGGTTCATATGGGATTACATGTGCGAAGGTGTAGATGGTAGAGGGTGATACACACCGCCCGGTACCTCTTAGGCTCCTCTACCGAGGTCAGCttctccatcccatcccatccccacttccccaccTCACCTCATCCCTGGGGCGCCCTCTGGCCTGGGCTGGGCTGTCAGGGCCCGGCGGGGAGAGGGGGGCCTCAACTCACACTGCACGTCCACGCGGATGGACTTGATGGCCGGCACCCCCACGCCATTCTCAGCCTTGCAGTAGTAGCGGCCGCCCTGCGTGCGTGCAATACGTTCGATGCGCAGCGTCTCGTTGAACACCGATGTCTCCTGGAACTTGTCCGAGGCGCTACCTGCCGTCTTGGTCCACCGTACCTGGGCCGCCGGGCGGGGCAGAGTCAGACTGTCAGACTCACATGGGGTGGGGGCCTCAGCGCTGAGTGCCCTGCAACGACACCCCTTTCTCCCATACTTTTTCACAAGCGCACATGGGGCACACGCAGGCCTAGGAAACGAACCCAGACAGACTCGTGGGAATGCACAGACGGGGTAGGATGCCACGGAGTCAAGAGCTGGGGAATCTGGGATCAGAGGGAAGAGGCTTTAAATGGGGCACGCAGTGctgtggttaagagcatggattcggccgggcgcggtggctcatgccactaatcccagcacttcaggaggccaagcgggcggatcgcctgagctcaggagttcgagaccagcctggccaacatggtgaaaccgcgactctactaaaaatacaaaaattagccgggcgtgatggtgcgcgcctgtagtcccagctactcaggaagctgaggcaggagaatcgcttgaacccgggaggcaggggttgcagtgagccgagatcaggtcactgcactccagcctgggcaacagagtaagactgtttcaaaacaaaaacaaaacaaaacaaaagactgaTTTCCATCTTGGTCAGTCATTCCAGGGAAAACCAGCTATCAGGTCCTGAGCAGCCCAATGGAGGGGCTCACTTGGGGAGGAATTGAAGCCTCAGGCCAACAGCCGTGTGAGTTAGCTTGGAAGTAGATCTTCCAGTCTCCGTCATCCTCCAATGACTGCACCCCTGGCTGACAGCTggattgcagccttgtgagaaACCCTGAGCCACAGCCAGCCAGCTAAGCTGCTCCCGGGGTTCCTGTCCCACGGGAACTGTGAGACAGTACATGTTGTTTGAAGCCCCTAAGTTTTGGAGTATTTGTTATGCAGTAATACATGACTAATACACCATGATACCCACTCTGCAAGATTATTATGAGGTTTACAAAGAAAGTATATAAATCCCCTATGTGTGGTGTCTGGTATACATTAGTCACTCAAcaaatttctattattattaatataatcttAGATTATAGAAAAATATCAAGGATTGCATGAGAAACCTGAGCCTACTACTCAAGGTGCCAGAGTTTTAAGAAAAACAGATCAGTTCTAGATAATTAAGTCTAAGGAGTGGGGTAGAGGTAGGGGCAGTGGGTAGGGACTTCAGTCTTTAAGTAGGGAGGCTTGCTTACTACAGACAGGGCAGGGAGCCTGATCCTGGTGAACAGGTCAGGCCAGAGGCCAGAAAAGCAAGGCTGGGGAGAAGGGGTGAGAGGGCAACCTTTCTCATGCAGGGAGGGACCACCCAGGACCACAGTGTTGCTGCTGTCATCCCCTGCCCGCATTTGACTCTACTCCCATGGAGCTAGAGGTTACAAAACATGGGAAAAGGTAGAGGCAGTTTCAGGCAAGACATACCAGATCAGAAAGTGCTTTGGAGAGATAATAGGGACATGAAAACATTTGATCCTTTTGTACTTGATGTTTTATgtttacataaaacattttgtCTAGATGGAGTTTGTTTACATACTGCTGAAGCCTTGGTATGCTTTATGCATCTGAGAGTTCCTACCTTTTTTCAATTCTGCAGAATTCTCagtctttatctctctctttctctctctctctttttttttttatcactagagatgaggtcttgctctgtcacccaggctggaatgcagtggtactcttgggctcaaggatcgtccagccacagcctcccaagtagctaggactacaggtgtgtgccaccacacctggctaattttttttttttttggggggtagagctagggtctcactatgttgcccaggctggtcttaaactcctggcctgaagcagtcctcccaccttggtctcccaaagtgctaggattacaggtgtgagccactgcacctggcccttcatctctttaaatattgcctcctctctttttctattcattcctTCTGGAATGCCTAAATTTATGTTGTAGCTTCTCATTCTATCCTCCATGTCTCTCAACTTCTTTTTCACATCTCCTGTCTCTTTGTCTTCCCTGGACTCCACTGGAAATGCATGGCTGATTTCCTCAGATTTATTATCCAattcactaattttttctttagctATCTCTAGGGTACTGAGGCCAACATTTTTAAAgaccatattatttttatttctaggattTCTGTTTGTACCTAACTGATCAGGTTTTATAATCTCCTGTCTTATggattctattccttccattatCTCTtccaatatttaaatttttttaattttgaagatcCTTTCAAATTGCTCTATTTTCTCTAGTTCCTCAGTTGTGAATTATTCACCTTGTTGGGTCTATGGACTGACTCTTCTGGCActgtgttttttaatattttaaaattttactccaCAGGTTTGTACTCAGTGGGATTATCTTCCATAGAAGTCCTACTTGGACCTTTATGGTCCTGTTTCTCATTCACTACTTGGGTATAGGTGGTTGCCTATACCCAAGACCACGGGTTCATATGtccaaaacatttttatgttggtttctCAGGTTAGGGTTTCCTCACTATTTGGATATTGCAAAATACAGACAGGTTTAGGGTTATGCTATCTCACAGGTGGCTGCATTTATATCCACACCCTGAAGGAGAGTCTGTTCCCTGCAGTGACTCTGGGCTGTGGGACAGAGATCTTCTGGTCCTCATTCATAGATGATGCCACTCTTGTTGAGTTTCCAGCTTTAGGTAGAGTTCAATTCCAGCTCCCAGCCATGGAT
The window above is part of the Symphalangus syndactylus isolate Jambi chromosome 23, NHGRI_mSymSyn1-v2.1_pri, whole genome shotgun sequence genome. Proteins encoded here:
- the MDGA1 gene encoding MAM domain-containing glycosylphosphatidylinositol anchor protein 1 isoform X1 gives rise to the protein MEVTCLLLLALIPFHCRGQGVYAPAQAQIVHAGQACVVKEDNISERVYTIREGDTLMLQCLVTGHPRPQVRWTKTAGSASDKFQETSVFNETLRIERIARTQGGRYYCKAENGVGVPAIKSIRVDVQYLDEPMLTVHQTVSDVRGNFYQEKTVFLRCTVNSNPPARFIWKRGSDTLSHSQDNGVDIYEPLYTQGETKVLKLKNLRPQDYASYTCQVSVRNVCGIPDKAITFRLTNTTAPPALKLSVNETLVVNPGENVTVQCLLTGGDPLPQLQWSHGPGPLPLGALAKGGTLSIPSVQARDSGYYNCTATNNVGNPAKKTVNLLVRSMKNATFQITPDVIKESENIQLGQDLKLSCHVDAVPQEKVTYQWFKNGKPARMSKRLLVTRNDPELPAVTSSLELIDLHFSDYGTYLCMASFPGAPVPDLSVEVNISSETVPPTISVPKGRAVVTVREGSPAELQCEVRGKPRPPVLWSRVDKEAALLPSGLPLEETPDGKLRLERVSRDMSGTYRCQTARYNGFNVRPREAQVQLNVQFPPEVEPSSQDVRQALGRPVLLRCSLLRGSPQRIASAVWRFKGQLLPPPPVVPAAAAAAEAPDHAELLLDAVTRDSSGSYECSVSNDVGSAACLFQVSAKAYSPEFYFDTPNPTRSHKLSKNYSYVLQWTQREPDAVDPVLNYRLSVRQLNQHNTVVKAIPVRRVEKGQLLEYVLTDLRVPHSYEVRLTPYTTFGAGDMASRIIHYTERQIRWPPVLALRTLSSGPKQGILCRAPHLSSDLVSLLAFSAINPPNLSDNTCHFEDEKICGYTQDLTDNFDWTRQNALTQNPKRSPNTGPPTDISGTPEGYYMFIETSRPRELGDRARLVSPLYNASAKFYCVSFFYHMYGKHIGSLNLLVRSRNKGALDTHAWSLSGNKGNVWQQAHVPISPSGPFQIIFEGVRGPGYLGDIAIDDVTLKKGECPRKQMDPNKVVVMPGSGAPCQSSPQLWGPMAIFLLALQR
- the MDGA1 gene encoding MAM domain-containing glycosylphosphatidylinositol anchor protein 1 isoform X3; this translates as MEVTCLLLLALIPFHCRGQGVYAPAQAQIVHAGQACVVKEDNISERVYTIREGDTLMLQCLVTGHPRPQVRWTKTAGSASDKFQETSVFNETLRIERIARTQGGRYYCKAENGVGVPAIKSIRVDVQYLDEPMLTVHQTVSDVRGNFYQEKTVFLRCTVNSNPPARFIWKRGSDTLSHSQDNGVDIYEPLYTQGETKVLKLKNLRPQDYASYTCQVSVRNVCGIPDKAITFRLTNTTAPPALKLSVNETLVVNPGENVTVQCLLTGGDPLPQLQWSHGPGPLPLGALAKGGTLSIPSVQARDSGYYNCTATNNVGNPAKKTVNLLVRSMKNATFQITPDVIKESENIQLGQDLKLSCHVDAVPQEKVTYQWFKNGKPARMSKRLLVTRNDPELPAVTSSLELIDLHFSDYGTYLCMASFPGAPVPDLSVEVNISSETVPPTISVPKGRAVVTVREGSPAELQCEVRGKPRPPVLWSRVDKEAALLPSGLPLEETPDGKLRLERVSRDMSGTYRCQTARYNGFNVRPREAQVQLNVQFPPEVEPSSQDVRQALGRPVLLRCSLLRGSPQRIASAVWRFKGQLLPPPPVVPAAAAAAEAPDHAELLLDAVTRDSSGSYECSVSNDVGSAACLFQVSAKAYSPEFYFDTPNPTRSHKLSKNYSYVLQWTQREPDAVDPVLNYRLSVRQLNQHNTVVKAIPVRRVEKGQLLEYVLTDLRVPHSYEVRLTPYTTFGAGDMASRIIHYTEHNTCHFEDEKICGYTQDLTDNFDWTRQNALTQNPKRSPNTGPPTDISGTPEGYYMFIETSRPRELGDRARLVSPLYNASAKFYCVSFFYHMYGKHIGSLNLLVRSRNKGALDTHAWSLSGNKGNVWQQAHVPISPSGPFQIIFEGVRGPGYLGDIAIDDVTLKKGECPRKQMDPNKVVVMPGSGAPCQSSPQLWGPMAIFLLALQR
- the MDGA1 gene encoding MAM domain-containing glycosylphosphatidylinositol anchor protein 1 isoform X2, which produces MEVTCLLLLALIPFHCRGQGVYAPAQAQIVHAGQACVVKEDNISERVYTIREGDTLMLQCLVTGHPRPQVRWTKTAGSASDKFQETSVFNETLRIERIARTQGGRYYCKAENGVGVPAIKSIRVDVQYLDEPMLTVHQTVSDVRGNFYQEKTVFLRCTVNSNPPARFIWKRGSDTLSHSQDNGVDIYEPLYTQGETKVLKLKNLRPQDYASYTCQVSVRNVCGIPDKAITFRLTNTTAPPALKLSVNETLVVNPGENVTVQCLLTGGDPLPQLQWSHGPGPLPLGALAKGGTLSIPSVQARDSGYYNCTATNNVGNPAKKTVNLLVRSMKNATFQITPDVIKESENIQLGQDLKLSCHVDAVPQEKVTYQWFKNGKPARMSKRLLVTRNDPELPAVTSSLELIDLHFSDYGTYLCMASFPGAPVPDLSVEVNISSETVPPTISVPKGRAVVTVREGSPAELQCEVRGKPRPPVLWSRVDKEAALLPSGLPLEETPDGKLRLERVSRDMSGTYRCQTARYNGFNVRPREAQVQLNVQFPPEVEPSSQDVRQALGRPVLLRCSLLRGSPQRIASAVWRFKGQLLPPPPVVPAAAAAAEAPDHAELLLDAVTRDSSGSYECSVSNDVGSAACLFQVSAKAYSPEFYFDTPNPTRSHKLSKNYSYVLQWTQREPDAVDPVLNYRLSVRQLNQHNTVVKAIPVRRVEKGQLLEYVLTDLRVPHSYEVRLTPYTTFGAGDMASRIIHYTEPINPPNLSDNTCHFEDEKICGYTQDLTDNFDWTRQNALTQNPKRSPNTGPPTDISGTPEGYYMFIETSRPRELGDRARLVSPLYNASAKFYCVSFFYHMYGKHIGSLNLLVRSRNKGALDTHAWSLSGNKGNVWQQAHVPISPSGPFQIIFEGVRGPGYLGDIAIDDVTLKKGECPRKQMDPNKVVVMPGSGAPCQSSPQLWGPMAIFLLALQR